A stretch of the Sulfolobus acidocaldarius SUSAZ genome encodes the following:
- a CDS encoding heat shock protein Hsp20, with amino-acid sequence MSRRYRDPFDLFDELIKEIEEEFERFEREFERYGTEEGGKRFGPYIYGFRVTVGPDGKPIIEQFGNVKSYKGKPLISEEREPLIDVIERGEEVRVIAELPGVDKNNIKIKIIEGGKKLIIQASGEDRKYYKEIDLPTEVDDKSAKASYNNGVLQVVLKKLKGKEEKGTEIKVE; translated from the coding sequence ATGTCAAGAAGATATAGAGATCCATTTGACCTTTTTGATGAACTAATAAAAGAAATCGAGGAAGAATTCGAGAGATTTGAAAGAGAATTTGAAAGGTATGGAACTGAAGAAGGAGGAAAGAGATTTGGACCTTATATTTACGGATTTAGAGTAACTGTAGGTCCTGATGGAAAACCAATAATAGAGCAATTCGGAAATGTGAAGTCCTATAAGGGAAAACCACTTATAAGCGAGGAAAGGGAACCGTTAATTGACGTTATAGAGAGAGGCGAGGAAGTTAGAGTTATAGCCGAGCTACCAGGAGTTGATAAGAACAATATAAAGATAAAAATAATAGAAGGAGGAAAGAAACTGATCATACAAGCCAGTGGGGAAGATAGAAAATACTACAAAGAGATAGATTTACCTACCGAAGTGGATGATAAAAGTGCAAAAGCCTCGTACAATAATGGGGTACTTCAAGTAGTACTCAAGAAACTTAAAGGTAAAGAGGAGAAGGGTACAGAAATTAAAGTTGAATGA